One genomic region from Conexibacter woesei DSM 14684 encodes:
- the coaE gene encoding dephospho-CoA kinase (Dephospho-CoA kinase (CoaE) performs the final step in coenzyme A biosynthesis.), protein MTGGIAAGKSTALEALERLGAAVLSTDAVVHELYASPEVRDLVVARWGGAVAPGGTVDRAAVAAHAFAAPEERAWLEGVLWPRVGARVAAWREQVVAQEPPPPAAVVETPLLFEAGMDAAYDATLAIVAPEALRAERAGARGHAAVAERTSRQLTQEQKASRATYVVVNDGSIEDLDRKLSDVLAKLNG, encoded by the coding sequence CTGACCGGCGGCATCGCCGCCGGGAAGTCCACCGCGCTGGAGGCGCTCGAGCGCCTCGGCGCGGCCGTGCTGTCGACCGACGCGGTCGTGCACGAGCTGTACGCCTCGCCCGAAGTGCGCGACCTCGTCGTCGCGCGCTGGGGCGGGGCGGTCGCGCCCGGCGGCACGGTCGACCGTGCCGCCGTCGCCGCGCACGCCTTCGCCGCGCCCGAGGAGCGGGCGTGGCTGGAGGGCGTGCTGTGGCCCCGTGTCGGCGCGCGCGTCGCCGCCTGGCGCGAGCAGGTGGTCGCGCAGGAGCCGCCGCCGCCCGCCGCGGTCGTCGAGACGCCGCTGCTGTTCGAGGCCGGCATGGACGCGGCGTACGACGCGACGCTCGCGATCGTCGCGCCCGAGGCGCTGCGGGCCGAGCGCGCCGGCGCACGCGGTCACGCGGCCGTCGCCGAGCGGACGTCGCGGCAGCTGACGCAGGAGCAGAAGGCGTCCCGGGCGACGTACGTCGTCGTCAACGACGGGTCGATCGAGGACCTCGACAGGAAACTGTCGGACGTCCTTGCGAAGCTGAACGGATGA
- a CDS encoding lytic transglycosylase domain-containing protein — protein sequence MSPSTAQVSVARRRAAQRAAQRRRRAFLFVALVGALALGAAVLAPLFRSTVRDLTLPLNHESEIRTQATEKRLDPALIAGVIYAESKFVDQTSPAGALGLMQLMPETARFIADRSGGTAFTIEDLSTPAVNIAYGSWYLRYLLDHYEGDEVLALAAYNGGIGNVEQWLSEARARGERFTEADIPFAETREYVDRVREARRDYAQTYPGELGIRR from the coding sequence ATGAGCCCGTCGACCGCACAGGTCTCGGTGGCGCGCCGCCGAGCCGCCCAGCGCGCTGCGCAGCGGCGCCGGCGCGCGTTCCTGTTCGTGGCGCTCGTCGGCGCGCTCGCGCTCGGCGCGGCGGTGCTCGCGCCGCTGTTCAGATCGACCGTGCGGGACCTCACGCTGCCGCTCAACCACGAGTCCGAGATCCGCACGCAGGCCACCGAGAAGCGACTCGACCCGGCGCTGATCGCCGGCGTCATCTACGCGGAGTCGAAGTTCGTCGACCAGACGTCGCCGGCCGGCGCGCTCGGGCTGATGCAGCTGATGCCCGAGACGGCGAGATTCATCGCCGACAGATCCGGCGGCACCGCGTTCACGATCGAGGACCTCTCGACGCCGGCGGTCAACATCGCCTACGGCAGCTGGTACCTGCGGTACCTGCTGGACCACTACGAGGGCGACGAGGTGCTGGCGCTCGCCGCCTACAACGGCGGGATCGGCAACGTCGAGCAGTGGCTCTCCGAGGCGAGAGCGCGCGGCGAGCGGTTCACCGAGGCGGACATCCCGTTCGCCGAGACGCGCGAGTACGTCGACCGCGTGCGCGAGGCGAGACGTGACTACGCGCAGACGTACCCGGGGGAGCTGGGGATCCGGCGCTAG
- the uvrB gene encoding excinuclease ABC subunit UvrB: MPPFRLDSTYAPTADQPSAIASLAEGIEARDRYMTLLGATGTGKTMTMAATIEAVQRPALIIAHNKTLAAQLCNEFRTYFPDNAVEYFVSYYDYYQPEAYVPSRDLYIEKDSAINSEIERLRHAATASLFARKDVIVVASVSCIYGLGSPEKYDRNMLILRRGATVDRDEVLRKLVSIQYTRNDTVLQRGNFRVRGETLEVFPAYAESAYRATLFGDDVEEVQQFDPLTGELIDEDLEFAAVWPASHYNVDQEEIADAVTEIGRELNERCAQLEREGKLLESHRLRQRTQYDMEMLREMGFCSGIENYSRILDGRRKGDRPFCLIDFFPEDFVCFIDESHQTVPQIGGMFEGDRSRKQTLIDYGFRLPSALDNRPQRFEEFLSITPQVVFVSATPGEYERTHSPRIVEQIVRPTGIIDPKIDVRETRNQIDDLMNEIKVRVERDERTLVTTLTKRMSEDLTGYLLEMGFKVRYLHSEVDTIERIQIIRELRLGEYDVLVGVNLLREGLDLPEVSLVAILDADKEGFLRGATSLIQTIGRAARNVDGTVVMYADKETKAMRIALEETERRREIQLAYNREHGITPESIIKGISDIAEFLQAESKVPKGRRRRLKLDAGKQRTPAELEKAIIEIEEEMLRAAEELRFEYAATLRDEIKTLRRDFDIALADQRTAAKTPTS, translated from the coding sequence ATGCCGCCCTTCCGTCTCGACTCCACCTACGCTCCGACCGCGGACCAGCCGAGCGCGATCGCCTCGCTGGCCGAGGGGATCGAGGCGAGAGACCGCTACATGACGCTGCTCGGCGCCACCGGCACGGGCAAGACGATGACGATGGCCGCGACGATCGAGGCGGTCCAGCGGCCGGCACTGATCATCGCGCACAACAAGACGCTCGCCGCGCAGCTCTGCAATGAGTTTCGCACGTACTTCCCCGACAACGCGGTCGAGTACTTCGTCTCGTACTACGACTACTACCAGCCGGAGGCGTACGTCCCGAGCCGGGACCTGTACATCGAGAAGGACTCGGCGATCAACTCCGAGATCGAGCGCCTGCGCCACGCCGCGACGGCCAGCCTGTTCGCGCGCAAGGACGTGATCGTCGTCGCCAGCGTCTCGTGCATCTACGGCCTCGGCTCGCCGGAGAAGTACGACCGCAACATGCTGATCCTCAGAAGAGGGGCGACGGTCGACCGCGACGAGGTGCTGCGCAAGCTGGTGTCGATCCAATACACGCGCAACGACACGGTGCTGCAGCGCGGCAACTTCCGCGTGCGGGGTGAGACGCTGGAGGTCTTCCCGGCCTACGCGGAGTCCGCGTACCGCGCGACGCTGTTCGGCGACGACGTCGAGGAGGTCCAGCAGTTCGACCCGCTGACCGGCGAGCTGATCGACGAGGACCTCGAGTTCGCCGCGGTCTGGCCGGCGTCGCACTACAACGTCGATCAGGAGGAGATCGCCGATGCGGTCACCGAGATCGGCCGCGAGCTGAACGAGCGCTGCGCGCAGCTGGAGAGAGAAGGCAAGCTGCTGGAGTCGCACCGCCTGCGCCAGCGCACGCAGTACGACATGGAGATGCTGCGCGAGATGGGCTTCTGCTCGGGCATCGAGAACTACTCGCGGATACTCGACGGCCGCAGAAAGGGCGACCGTCCCTTCTGCCTGATCGACTTCTTCCCGGAGGATTTCGTTTGCTTCATCGACGAGTCGCATCAGACGGTGCCGCAGATCGGCGGCATGTTCGAGGGTGACCGCTCGCGCAAGCAGACGCTGATCGACTACGGCTTCCGGCTCCCGAGCGCGCTCGACAACCGGCCGCAGAGATTCGAGGAGTTCCTCTCGATCACGCCGCAGGTCGTGTTCGTGTCCGCCACGCCCGGCGAATACGAGCGCACGCACTCGCCGCGGATCGTCGAGCAGATCGTCCGCCCGACGGGGATCATCGACCCGAAGATCGACGTGCGCGAGACGAGAAACCAGATCGACGACCTGATGAACGAGATCAAGGTCCGCGTCGAGCGCGACGAGCGCACGCTGGTGACGACGCTCACGAAGAGAATGTCGGAGGACCTGACCGGCTATCTGCTGGAGATGGGCTTCAAGGTCCGCTACCTCCACTCGGAGGTCGACACGATCGAGCGGATCCAGATCATCCGCGAGCTGCGGCTCGGCGAGTACGACGTGCTCGTCGGCGTCAACCTCCTGCGCGAGGGCCTCGACCTGCCGGAGGTCTCGCTCGTCGCGATCCTCGACGCCGACAAGGAGGGCTTCCTGCGCGGGGCGACCTCCCTGATCCAGACGATCGGCCGCGCGGCCCGCAACGTCGACGGCACGGTCGTGATGTACGCCGATAAGGAGACGAAGGCGATGCGCATCGCGCTGGAGGAGACCGAGCGTCGCCGCGAGATCCAGCTCGCCTACAACAGAGAGCACGGCATCACGCCCGAGTCGATCATCAAGGGCATCTCGGACATCGCCGAGTTCCTGCAGGCGGAGTCGAAGGTGCCGAAGGGCCGCAGACGCCGCCTCAAGCTCGACGCCGGCAAGCAGCGCACGCCGGCGGAGCTGGAGAAGGCGATCATCGAGATCGAGGAAGAGATGCTGCGGGCCGCCGAGGAGCTGCGGTTCGAGTACGCCGCGACCCTCCGCGACGAGATCAAGACGCTCCGCCGCGACTTCGACATCGCGCTCGCCGACCAGCGCACCGCCGCCAAGACGCCGACGAGCTGA
- a CDS encoding A/G-specific adenine glycosylase, which produces MRGVPVDADAILSWYGAVRRDLPWRRTTDPYRILVSEVMLQQTQVARVVPYYEAFLERFPDEVALGSAPTADVLRLWSGLGYNRRALALQACARAVARDGWPRAAEGLRALPGIGPYTAAAVASFAFGEQVAAVDTNVRRVIERVDRAHRTPRPLAARAAELLPAGRAADWNQAMMELGATVCTARSPGCDACPVTGCRSRGRPLPPPPARRARGAQRFEETDRFVRGRIVAALAAGEELPRGIAAERIERALAGLARDGLVVRDGAAVRLP; this is translated from the coding sequence GTGCGCGGCGTGCCGGTCGACGCTGACGCGATCCTCTCCTGGTACGGCGCGGTCCGACGCGACCTGCCGTGGCGGCGGACGACAGATCCGTATCGCATCCTCGTCTCGGAGGTGATGCTCCAGCAGACGCAGGTCGCGCGTGTGGTCCCCTACTACGAGGCGTTCCTGGAGCGCTTCCCGGACGAGGTCGCGCTCGGCTCCGCGCCGACCGCCGACGTCCTGCGACTGTGGAGCGGCCTCGGCTACAACCGTCGCGCGCTCGCGCTGCAGGCATGTGCTCGCGCTGTCGCGCGCGACGGCTGGCCGCGCGCCGCGGAGGGGCTGCGAGCGTTGCCGGGGATCGGGCCGTACACGGCCGCGGCGGTCGCCTCGTTCGCGTTCGGCGAGCAGGTCGCCGCCGTCGACACCAACGTCAGACGCGTGATCGAGCGCGTCGACCGCGCTCACCGCACGCCGCGCCCGCTCGCGGCGCGCGCGGCTGAGCTGCTGCCCGCCGGCCGTGCGGCCGACTGGAACCAGGCGATGATGGAGCTGGGCGCGACCGTCTGCACCGCCCGCTCGCCCGGCTGCGACGCGTGCCCCGTCACCGGCTGCCGGTCGCGCGGGCGCCCGCTCCCACCGCCACCGGCCAGACGCGCCCGTGGCGCGCAGCGCTTCGAGGAGACCGACCGCTTCGTCCGCGGGCGGATCGTCGCGGCGCTCGCGGCGGGCGAGGAGCTGCCGCGCGGGATCGCCGCCGAGCGGATCGAGCGCGCACTCGCCGGCCTCGCGCGCGACGGGCTCGTCGTCCGCGACGGCGCCGCGGTCCGCCTGCCGTAG
- a CDS encoding DivIVA domain-containing protein: protein MALDRQSIEKKDFPIGRRGYDPEAVDTHLRDVADEVDGLKRSARQRTETVASTASEQVRAVIAAAEASAGEITRQAEDEAREIRDDASAEAKRTREDANTHAHDYVGRVAEATSALLQRVDAMQGELNTLLDTLRTGAHRVHADLQLLEGNLGELASVAGRPRFEPEPADAVPPPALGDEPLAVEDPDAPHASANGHADDALAERDRLVPDPDGPAAAAAAPASEALSASAASAPADAGDESARLVALDMALSGTPREETDRYLAENFDVADRAALLDEVYATVEG, encoded by the coding sequence GTGGCCCTCGACCGCCAGAGCATCGAGAAGAAGGACTTCCCCATCGGTCGTCGCGGGTACGACCCCGAGGCGGTCGACACGCACCTGCGCGACGTCGCCGACGAGGTCGACGGGCTCAAGCGCTCCGCGCGGCAGCGGACCGAGACGGTCGCCTCGACGGCGAGCGAGCAGGTCCGCGCGGTGATCGCCGCGGCGGAGGCGAGCGCGGGCGAGATCACGCGCCAGGCCGAGGACGAGGCGCGCGAGATCCGCGACGACGCGAGCGCGGAGGCGAAGCGCACGCGCGAGGACGCCAACACCCACGCGCACGACTACGTCGGCAGAGTCGCGGAGGCGACCTCGGCGCTGCTGCAGCGCGTCGACGCGATGCAGGGCGAGCTGAACACGCTGCTCGACACGCTCCGCACCGGCGCCCATCGCGTCCACGCCGACCTCCAGCTGCTGGAGGGCAACCTCGGCGAGCTGGCGTCCGTCGCCGGTCGCCCGCGCTTCGAGCCCGAGCCGGCCGACGCCGTCCCGCCGCCGGCGCTGGGCGACGAGCCGCTCGCCGTCGAGGACCCCGACGCGCCGCACGCCTCGGCCAACGGCCACGCCGATGACGCGCTCGCCGAGCGCGACCGCCTCGTGCCCGATCCCGACGGCCCGGCCGCGGCTGCGGCCGCCCCGGCCAGCGAGGCCTTGTCGGCTTCCGCCGCATCCGCGCCTGCCGATGCCGGCGACGAGAGCGCCCGGCTGGTCGCGCTCGACATGGCGCTCAGCGGGACGCCGCGCGAGGAGACGGACCGCTACCTCGCCGAGAACTTCGACGTCGCCGACCGCGCGGCGCTGCTCGACGAGGTGTACGCGACCGTCGAGGGCTGA
- a CDS encoding alpha/beta hydrolase translates to MSRTDVTFDSWGDRCAAWLYVPDEAVGTTDPRGLACVVMAHGFAGVREARLDAFAERFASAGLAVLLFDYRGFGASEGEPRQLLSIPRQLADWAAAIAYARTLDGVDPERIAAWGTSFSGGHVVATAARDRRLAAAIAQAPFADGVRQVLALPVPLALRLTVAALRDELGALAGSAPHTVPAVGPPGSTAVMNSPDADPGYRAIVPAGSAWRNEVAARVCARVIAYRPVRRAHDVRCPLLVAVCDDDQVTPPDVAVKLARDAPRGELVRYAGAGHFDIYLGETFERAVADQIAFLTQHLLAAPAPLPAPVAS, encoded by the coding sequence ATGTCGCGGACCGATGTCACGTTCGACTCGTGGGGCGATCGCTGCGCCGCGTGGCTGTACGTGCCCGACGAGGCGGTGGGCACGACGGATCCGCGCGGGCTCGCGTGCGTCGTGATGGCGCACGGCTTCGCCGGCGTGCGAGAGGCGCGGCTGGACGCCTTCGCCGAGCGGTTCGCGTCTGCCGGGCTGGCGGTGCTGCTGTTCGACTACCGCGGCTTCGGCGCCAGCGAGGGCGAGCCACGGCAACTGCTGTCGATCCCCCGCCAGCTCGCCGACTGGGCCGCCGCGATCGCCTACGCGCGGACGCTCGACGGCGTCGACCCCGAGCGGATCGCCGCGTGGGGCACGTCGTTCTCCGGCGGGCACGTGGTCGCGACCGCAGCGCGCGACCGGCGGCTCGCCGCGGCGATAGCGCAAGCGCCGTTCGCCGACGGCGTCCGGCAGGTGCTCGCGCTGCCGGTTCCGCTGGCGCTGCGGCTCACGGTCGCGGCGCTGCGCGACGAGCTGGGCGCGCTCGCGGGCTCCGCGCCGCACACCGTTCCGGCGGTCGGACCACCGGGCTCGACCGCCGTGATGAACTCGCCGGACGCCGACCCCGGCTACCGCGCGATCGTGCCGGCCGGCTCGGCCTGGCGCAACGAGGTCGCGGCGCGCGTGTGCGCTCGCGTGATCGCCTACCGGCCCGTCCGCCGAGCGCACGACGTCCGCTGCCCGCTGCTCGTCGCCGTCTGCGACGACGACCAGGTCACGCCGCCGGACGTCGCCGTCAAGCTGGCGCGCGACGCGCCGCGCGGCGAACTGGTCCGCTACGCCGGCGCCGGCCATTTCGACATCTACCTCGGTGAGACGTTCGAGCGCGCGGTCGCCGACCAGATCGCCTTCCTCACCCAGCACCTGCTGGCCGCGCCGGCGCCGCTGCCGGCGCCGGTCGCGTCCTGA
- a CDS encoding MBL fold metallo-hydrolase, translated as MRQLAPDVWQLDGFPANSINAYVIGDVLIDSGAPHDRRRVLKQVRERPISAHALTHAHFDHYGGSHAVCAQLGIPLWCGANDVAAVEAGKQIGLGFRMAPGLGAQAHPVARALREGDEVTGFTILDTPGHAPGHVSYWRESDRVLLCGDVMWGYNPFLLRGAIREPYPALSPDPERNRMSARRLAALEPALVLFGHGPPLRDPARFAAAVAKLPNR; from the coding sequence ATGCGACAGCTTGCGCCTGACGTCTGGCAGCTCGACGGCTTCCCGGCGAACAGCATCAACGCGTATGTGATCGGGGACGTGCTGATCGACTCCGGCGCACCGCATGACCGGCGACGCGTGCTGAAGCAGGTGCGCGAGCGTCCGATCTCGGCGCATGCGCTCACGCACGCCCACTTCGACCACTACGGCGGCAGCCATGCGGTCTGCGCGCAGCTTGGGATCCCGCTCTGGTGCGGCGCGAATGACGTCGCGGCCGTCGAGGCCGGCAAGCAGATCGGGCTCGGCTTCCGGATGGCTCCCGGGCTCGGCGCGCAGGCGCATCCGGTCGCCAGAGCGCTCAGAGAGGGTGACGAGGTAACCGGCTTCACGATCCTCGACACGCCCGGCCACGCACCGGGACACGTCTCCTATTGGCGCGAGTCCGACCGCGTGCTGCTGTGCGGCGACGTGATGTGGGGCTACAACCCCTTCCTGCTGCGCGGCGCGATCCGCGAGCCGTACCCGGCGCTCAGCCCCGATCCCGAGCGCAACCGCATGTCGGCGCGGCGGCTCGCCGCGCTGGAGCCGGCGCTCGTGCTGTTCGGCCACGGGCCGCCGCTGCGCGACCCCGCGCGCTTCGCCGCCGCGGTGGCGAAGCTCCCGAACCGCTGA
- a CDS encoding RNA polymerase sigma factor, whose translation MPISWAMPNLLLRHQDDHRLCQLVRAGREDAFEVLVRRYRRPLLRHCERVVGADRAEDVLQQTLLNAHRGIERGDDVGAVGPWLHRIAHNAAVSALRSLRPAVEPLEAAERAGAAVESAADAAERRERLRETVASVQRLPPRQREAILLQVGEHRSYEQIAAELGLTPGAVRQLLNRARGTLRRGVTAVTPFDLVLRWGAPEAEVAGAVGALGAAGSAGAVGAVGAAAGGAGLVAKGAAVVVLVGAGGVAATSAARDQRPPERPAHAAVSAGGALGTPAAFALPSGGAGRPVGGVVGGGAERDGAGRDRAGRRSAGRDGSGPLADRPAGGHPPAGGGSPGGTGSPGGSSPGGGSPGGGFPGGSGFPGGSGSPGGSGSPGASGSPGGGLPPTGGAPGTGPADPTPSGRGAPTPERPREPSDADEHDEPDDAADATPPDRDETDDPPAPPSAPEPPDADDPPDVPAAEEPEPADEQPSRPEPDDDVAADVPDDD comes from the coding sequence GTGCCGATCAGCTGGGCGATGCCGAACCTGCTGCTGCGCCACCAGGACGACCATCGCCTCTGCCAGCTCGTGCGAGCGGGGCGTGAGGACGCGTTCGAGGTGCTCGTGCGACGCTACCGGCGGCCGCTCCTGCGCCACTGCGAGCGCGTGGTCGGGGCCGATCGCGCCGAGGACGTGCTGCAGCAGACGCTGCTGAACGCCCATCGCGGCATCGAGCGAGGCGACGACGTCGGCGCGGTCGGGCCGTGGCTGCACCGGATCGCGCACAACGCCGCCGTGTCCGCGCTGCGGTCGCTGCGGCCTGCCGTCGAGCCGCTCGAAGCCGCCGAGCGCGCCGGAGCGGCGGTCGAGTCGGCAGCCGACGCGGCCGAGCGGCGCGAGCGGCTGCGCGAGACCGTCGCGTCGGTCCAGAGACTTCCGCCGCGGCAGCGGGAGGCGATCCTGCTGCAGGTCGGCGAGCACCGCAGCTACGAGCAGATCGCGGCCGAGCTGGGGCTCACGCCCGGTGCGGTGCGGCAGCTGCTGAACCGCGCGCGCGGGACGCTGCGCCGGGGCGTGACGGCCGTGACGCCGTTCGATCTCGTGCTGCGCTGGGGTGCGCCGGAGGCCGAGGTCGCCGGCGCCGTGGGCGCGCTCGGCGCGGCCGGCTCGGCCGGTGCGGTTGGTGCGGTCGGCGCAGCGGCCGGCGGGGCCGGCCTCGTCGCCAAGGGCGCGGCCGTCGTCGTGCTGGTCGGGGCGGGCGGCGTGGCTGCCACCTCGGCGGCGCGCGACCAGCGTCCGCCGGAGCGTCCGGCGCACGCCGCGGTCTCGGCGGGCGGCGCGCTCGGCACCCCGGCGGCGTTCGCGCTGCCGAGCGGCGGTGCGGGCCGGCCGGTGGGCGGCGTGGTGGGCGGTGGCGCTGAGCGAGACGGTGCCGGGCGGGATCGCGCCGGGCGGCGTTCTGCCGGGCGTGACGGGAGCGGTCCGCTCGCGGATCGGCCGGCCGGAGGTCATCCACCCGCGGGCGGCGGATCGCCGGGCGGGACCGGCTCGCCGGGCGGGAGTTCACCCGGCGGCGGCTCTCCCGGCGGCGGCTTCCCCGGCGGGAGCGGCTTCCCCGGCGGGAGCGGCTCCCCCGGCGGGAGCGGCTCCCCCGGCGCGAGCGGATCGCCCGGCGGTGGGTTGCCGCCCACGGGCGGCGCTCCCGGGACAGGCCCGGCGGATCCCACGCCCAGCGGCAGAGGCGCGCCCACACCCGAGCGGCCGCGCGAACCGAGCGACGCCGACGAGCACGACGAGCCGGACGACGCCGCCGATGCCACGCCGCCCGACCGCGACGAGACGGACGACCCGCCGGCCCCGCCGAGCGCGCCGGAACCTCCCGACGCCGACGATCCGCCCGACGTTCCCGCCGCCGAGGAGCCGGAGCCGGCGGACGAGCAGCCGTCGCGCCCGGAACCCGACGACGACGTCGCGGCAGACGTTCCTGACGATGATTGA